The following is a genomic window from Mesotoga sp. UBA6090.
TCTTTCTAGAATGAAATTCAGCAGGTCTTTGGCGTAGCATACGCCAACGATTCTATCAATGTTCTCCCTGTAAATCGGATATCTCGAATAGCCTTCTGATTGGACAAGTTCCATCAAATCTATTAGCGGCTGTTCTTCCTCCAGCGCCTCGATCTCTACTCGAGGAGTCATTATCTCTTTTACTGAGATGTCTTTCAATTCCAAAGTTCTCTTCATTATCATTCTTTCTTCCGATTGGAGTACTCCCTCTTCATGACCGGCATCTACGGCAGATCTTATCTCGTCCTCAGTAATAAATGGTGCGAAATCGGCCTTCTTTCCCCCAACAACTACTATGAAAAAATTCGAGATGTGTAATAAGAGCCACAAGAGAGGTTTCAAGATCACAGTGATTACAGTGATTACCGTTATCATTCTTCTGAAGAATCTCTCTGAATTCTCACGTGCGAAAATCTTCGGAGTTATCTCTCCAAACACCAGAATGAGAAAAGTCATGATTCCTGTAACAAGCGCAGCGGCAATTCCAGCCGAATTATTCGGAAGAAGTCGAAGTGCAATTAAAGTCGCGAGTGACGAAGAAAGGATATTTACAACATTGTTCATCACAAGTATGGCTGTAAGAACTGAATTCGGGTTATCGATAAAGTATTTCACCGACCCGCTGAAGCGCTTTTCTTTGCTATCCATAAGATCGCGTAGTTTCAATTTGCTCATGGTCATGAGAGCCGTTTCTGTTCCAGAGAAGACGCCCGAAAGGTAAAGAAGAAAGCCAAGTAGTACTAAATTCAATAAGAGCGAAACAGGATCCCCGCTACTAGTAGGGTCTTCCACTTCTAATTTGCACCTCCAGATCAATAATGATACGGTCTGTTGTCCAGAATGGTGAATCCCCTGAAGAGCTGCTCCAGAAGTACGAGAACAGCCATTTCATGAGTAAATGTCATTCTTGACAAAGACAACTTCTGCCACCCTTTAGAAAGAACCTCTTCACTAAAACCTAACGGTCCTCCGATGAAGAAAGACAGACTACTTACTCCTATATTTTGCCACTTTTCAAGCATTCGTGCAAACTCTTCTGATGAGTATTGTTCTCCCCGATCGTCAAGAAGGACAATTGTGTCGTACGGGCTGGCAATTTTCAGATACCTTTTTCCTTCTTTCTCTTTAACCTTTTCCCTCTCCCTAAGGGTTTTGCCACCCAGCGGGAAACACTCAAGATCAACTCTTGCAAAGCTCGTAAGCCATTTTCTGTACTGTTCGATCCCTTCAACGATAAAATGCGACTTCGGCTTTCCCGTAACAACAACCTTTATATTCATCTTAGCCTGTTCCCGTTCTTAATTACACCTTCTACAAGATCCATGGAGAAATTGTAGACTATTTCACGATAATCTTCTGCTCTTATTAGCACCATATCTGCATCGTATCCAACCTCAAGCCTGCCCTTCTTATTCTCAAGGCACAACGCCTTTGCACTGTTCGCAGTATAGGCATTTATAGCCTCTTCAACAGAAAGACCACAACGAGAGACCGCCAGGAAGATAATGAAAAACGGATCGAATATATTGCAGGAGCCCGGATTAAAATCCGATGCTATCGCTACTATTGCCCCGAGATCTATTAGTTTCCGGCCTTTGGCAAAAGGCTCATTGAGAAAGAATGAAGTCCCCGGAAGAAGAGTAGCCACTGTCTCACTTTCTGCCAGAAGGGCTAAAGTCTCATCGTCAGCCGAAATGAGATGATCTGCCGAAATAGCTCCCAATTCAACTGCCAGTCTT
Proteins encoded in this region:
- a CDS encoding hemolysin family protein, which encodes MEDPTSSGDPVSLLLNLVLLGFLLYLSGVFSGTETALMTMSKLKLRDLMDSKEKRFSGSVKYFIDNPNSVLTAILVMNNVVNILSSSLATLIALRLLPNNSAGIAAALVTGIMTFLILVFGEITPKIFARENSERFFRRMITVITVITVILKPLLWLLLHISNFFIVVVGGKKADFAPFITEDEIRSAVDAGHEEGVLQSEERMIMKRTLELKDISVKEIMTPRVEIEALEEEQPLIDLMELVQSEGYSRYPIYRENIDRIVGVCYAKDLLNFILERKDNNVLQNIHVEEIMRAPYFVPETKKVDDLLREFREKKNHLAVVIDEYGGTAGIITMEDVIEELTGEILDEYDEESEEMMIERLGENEYIVDGMTPINDIERELEQPFPNTEFETIGGYLLEVLERFPEVGEKIIVNGFTFEILAAGKNKVEKIRLNVDRRGVDERNFRGESTNTEGY
- a CDS encoding 23S rRNA (pseudouridine(1915)-N(3))-methyltransferase RlmH codes for the protein MNIKVVVTGKPKSHFIVEGIEQYRKWLTSFARVDLECFPLGGKTLREREKVKEKEGKRYLKIASPYDTIVLLDDRGEQYSSEEFARMLEKWQNIGVSSLSFFIGGPLGFSEEVLSKGWQKLSLSRMTFTHEMAVLVLLEQLFRGFTILDNRPYHY